The Flammeovirgaceae bacterium genome contains a region encoding:
- a CDS encoding efflux RND transporter permease subunit — MINLIIKFFLEQKLVTVLVLLAIVGWGLVTAPFNWNIGFLPQDPVPVDAIPDIGENQQIVFTEWMGRSPQDVEDQITYPLTTALLGMPGVKAIRSTSMFGFSSIYIIFDDNVEYYWSRSRILEKLSALPSGLLPDDVQPKLGPDATALGQVYWYTLEGRDENGNPAGGWDLHELRTIQDFYVRYALTGAEGVAEVVSVGGHIKEYQVDLDPVAMKTYNISMMEVMLALRNSNRDVGANTVEINRVEYLIRGLGYVKKIEDIEEAVVRVNQNVPVRIKDIARVALGPADRSMLGILDKSGAEAVGGVVIARYGDNPLAVINHVKDKIKEIAPGLPSKKLDDGRTSKVTIVPFYDRTQLIYETLGTLNDAITLQILITIIVIIVMVYNLRASFLISALLPLAVLMCFILMKYFHVDANIVALSGIAIAIGTMVDLGIILNENILRHLEEAPKEQPLITTIYNAVSEVSSAIITAVSTTIVSFLPVFTLQAAEGKLFGPLAYTKTFALVAALIFTLVIMPTFTHWVFGMKVGKGRFKLVGNILLALTGLFIAIVYLPWAGVALLLFAVNNILNHFYQEQYSRFHELATVGISVVAVSWLLATTWLPLGVHNSIILNFLFILIIMGLVLGGFTAFIRFYPGILTWCLENKVKFLLIPVFIILLGLNIMLGFSKVFGFVEKGFDAIGWNIRTTSVWSSLTHTFPGIGKEFMPSLDEGAFLLMPTSMPHAGVEANKQVVQQLDMLVTAIPEVEMVVGKAGRAETALDPAPMSMYENVILYKSEYITDVNGRKLRFKVDDEGNFVRDENSNLIEDNSGEYFRQWRNHIKSPNDIWDEIVKVANIPGVTSAPKLQPIETRLVMLQTGMRAPMGIKVYGPDLKTVETFSLKLEKHLKEVPSVKPEAVYADRSLGKPYMEIDLNRKAMARYGLNVSDVQEYIEVALGSMSMTTTVEGRERYSIRARYAREWRSDPESINKVFIATPTGAQIPLSEISTINYRPGPMMIRGEDSFLVGYVLFDKKDGYAEVSVVDEAQRFLNNKIANGELIVPAGVSYKFSGSYENQVRAEKRLAVVIPLSLLTIFLILYFQFRSVATSLFIFSAIAMAFAGGFMMLWLYGQDWFMDFSFFGTNFRELFQMRAFNLSVAVWVGFIALFGIATDDGVVIGTYLAQSLQKHKPGNVSGIRKAVLEAGMRRVRPCLMTTATTLFALLPVLTSSGRGSDIMIPMAIPSFGGMAVALITLFIVPVLFSWNEERKVNNRQLP; from the coding sequence ATGTGGAGTACTACTGGAGTCGCTCAAGAATTCTTGAAAAGTTAAGTGCCCTGCCGTCCGGTTTATTGCCGGATGATGTTCAACCCAAACTTGGACCCGATGCCACCGCACTCGGACAAGTGTATTGGTACACGCTCGAAGGTCGTGATGAAAACGGAAACCCTGCAGGCGGTTGGGATTTACATGAACTGCGTACCATCCAGGATTTTTATGTGCGTTATGCACTCACCGGTGCAGAAGGTGTTGCCGAAGTAGTCAGTGTTGGCGGACATATCAAAGAGTACCAGGTCGACCTTGATCCAGTGGCGATGAAGACGTACAACATTTCCATGATGGAAGTGATGCTGGCGTTGCGTAACAGCAACAGAGATGTTGGCGCTAATACAGTAGAGATAAATCGTGTGGAGTATCTGATTCGCGGGCTCGGCTATGTAAAAAAGATTGAAGACATAGAAGAAGCTGTGGTGCGGGTAAATCAGAATGTGCCTGTTCGCATTAAAGACATCGCACGCGTTGCGCTTGGTCCTGCTGATCGTTCCATGCTGGGGATTTTGGATAAGAGTGGAGCGGAAGCAGTGGGTGGTGTAGTCATTGCCCGCTATGGTGATAACCCATTGGCTGTAATCAATCACGTAAAAGACAAGATCAAGGAAATAGCCCCGGGATTACCTTCTAAAAAATTAGACGATGGAAGGACTTCTAAAGTAACCATCGTTCCGTTCTACGATCGCACACAACTCATCTATGAAACTTTAGGCACGCTGAACGATGCCATCACGCTGCAAATTCTTATCACCATCATTGTAATCATCGTGATGGTGTATAACCTGCGTGCTTCATTTTTGATTTCAGCGTTGTTACCATTGGCAGTGCTGATGTGCTTCATCCTTATGAAATATTTTCATGTGGATGCCAACATTGTTGCGCTTTCAGGAATTGCCATTGCCATCGGAACCATGGTCGATCTCGGCATCATTCTCAATGAAAATATACTGAGACATCTTGAAGAAGCTCCGAAGGAACAACCATTAATCACTACAATTTATAATGCCGTATCGGAAGTTTCATCCGCCATCATCACGGCCGTATCCACCACCATTGTAAGTTTTCTGCCAGTATTTACGTTGCAGGCTGCCGAAGGAAAATTGTTCGGACCATTGGCTTATACAAAAACATTTGCTTTGGTGGCTGCTTTGATCTTCACACTTGTCATCATGCCCACCTTCACCCACTGGGTGTTCGGCATGAAGGTCGGTAAAGGAAGATTCAAACTTGTTGGGAATATCTTACTCGCTTTAACGGGATTATTCATCGCGATAGTTTACTTGCCATGGGCAGGTGTTGCGTTGCTCTTGTTTGCGGTAAATAATATCCTCAATCATTTTTATCAGGAGCAATATTCCCGCTTTCATGAATTGGCTACCGTAGGTATTTCTGTAGTAGCGGTATCATGGCTGCTGGCTACCACCTGGCTGCCGCTGGGTGTACACAACAGCATTATCCTGAACTTCCTGTTTATCCTCATCATCATGGGATTGGTACTGGGTGGATTCACCGCCTTCATTCGCTTCTATCCGGGAATTCTAACCTGGTGCCTTGAAAACAAGGTAAAATTCCTGCTGATCCCTGTCTTTATCATTCTATTGGGCTTAAACATTATGCTTGGCTTCAGCAAGGTGTTTGGTTTTGTTGAAAAAGGTTTTGATGCCATCGGCTGGAATATTCGGACCACTTCGGTGTGGAGTTCATTAACGCATACCTTCCCCGGTATAGGTAAAGAGTTTATGCCATCCCTGGATGAAGGTGCGTTTTTACTGATGCCAACCTCCATGCCGCATGCCGGTGTAGAAGCCAACAAACAAGTAGTGCAACAACTGGACATGTTGGTAACGGCAATCCCCGAAGTAGAAATGGTTGTCGGGAAAGCGGGTCGTGCCGAAACTGCACTTGATCCCGCTCCGATGTCGATGTATGAGAATGTGATTCTTTATAAATCTGAATACATCACGGATGTTAACGGAAGAAAATTGCGGTTTAAGGTTGATGATGAAGGAAACTTTGTCCGTGATGAAAACAGCAACCTGATCGAAGACAACTCCGGTGAATACTTCCGGCAATGGCGAAATCATATAAAGAGCCCTAACGACATCTGGGATGAAATTGTAAAGGTGGCCAATATTCCCGGGGTAACCTCTGCACCCAAACTTCAGCCCATAGAGACGCGATTAGTAATGCTCCAAACCGGCATGCGTGCTCCCATGGGTATCAAGGTTTATGGTCCAGACCTAAAAACCGTTGAGACATTCAGTCTGAAGCTGGAGAAACATCTGAAGGAAGTTCCCTCCGTAAAACCTGAAGCTGTGTATGCCGACCGGTCCCTGGGCAAACCTTACATGGAAATCGATCTTAATCGTAAGGCCATGGCACGGTACGGATTGAATGTAAGTGATGTGCAGGAATACATTGAAGTGGCATTAGGCAGCATGAGTATGACCACCACCGTTGAAGGCCGCGAACGTTACTCCATCCGCGCGCGCTATGCACGCGAGTGGCGCAGCGATCCGGAATCCATCAACAAAGTATTTATTGCAACCCCAACCGGTGCGCAGATTCCGCTCAGCGAAATTTCCACCATCAACTATCGTCCCGGCCCAATGATGATTCGTGGAGAAGATTCATTTCTGGTGGGTTATGTATTGTTCGATAAAAAAGATGGTTACGCAGAAGTGTCGGTAGTGGATGAAGCACAACGCTTCCTGAACAATAAAATTGCCAACGGTGAATTGATCGTACCGGCCGGAGTGAGCTACAAATTCTCAGGTAGTTATGAAAACCAGGTTAGAGCTGAGAAAAGATTAGCTGTAGTAATCCCATTATCGCTGCTGACCATCTTCCTGATTTTGTATTTCCAGTTCCGTTCGGTGGCCACATCACTCTTTATATTCTCCGCTATCGCCATGGCGTTTGCGGGAGGTTTTATGATGCTTTGGCTGTATGGTCAGGATTGGTTCATGGACTTCAGTTTCTTTGGCACCAACTTCCGTGAACTGTTTCAGATGCGTGCATTCAACCTGAGTGTTGCCGTATGGGTTGGATTCATTGCACTGTTTGGTATTGCTACCGATGATGGTGTTGTGATTGGAACCTATCTCGCTCAAAGTTTACAGAAACATAAACCTGGAAACGTGAGCGGGATACGCAAAGCAGTGCTTGAAGCCGGTATGCGCAGGGTACGTCCATGTTTGATGACAACCGCCACAACACTTTTTGCCCTTTTACCTGTACTGACATCATCGGGACGAGGCTCCGACATTATGATTCCGATGGCCATTCCTTCCTTTGGCGGGATGGCGGTGGCCCTTATAACCTTATTTATAGTTCCGGTATTATTTTCCTGGAATGAGGAAAGAAAAGTTAACAACCGACAATTACCATAG
- a CDS encoding amidohydrolase family protein — protein MKKFLPLIFLCVITLLYGQRTIIHCGNLIDGKANDVQPQMTLVVEGNKITKVEKGFTKPGTTDKLIDLSKKTVMPGLIDLHVHLEGETNKDQALQRFTSNKADVAFRSTVYARKTLLAGFTTVRDLGGSGVNTSLRNAINQGLVVGPRIFSVGKSIGTTGGHADPTNGYREDLMGDPGPKEGVINSPEEARQAVRQRYKDGSDLIKITATGGVLSLAKDGSGPQFTMDELKAIVETAKDYGMHTAAHAHGTEGMKRAVLAGITTIEHGTMMTEEIMDLMKEKGTYYVPTISAGKFVADKAKEPGYYHPLVTPKALAIGPQIQETFGKAYKRGVKIAFGTDAGVFPHGENGKEFTYMVEAGMPAMEAIKSATVVAAEVVGMSDKIGTIETGKLADIVATDDNPLRNIKTMEKVSFVMKEGVVYLQ, from the coding sequence ATGAAGAAGTTTTTACCCCTTATTTTTCTTTGCGTTATTACACTGCTTTACGGCCAGCGAACCATTATCCACTGTGGTAACCTGATTGACGGCAAAGCCAATGACGTGCAGCCGCAGATGACCTTGGTTGTTGAAGGAAATAAAATCACAAAAGTTGAAAAGGGATTTACCAAACCCGGCACAACCGATAAGCTGATCGACCTGAGTAAAAAGACGGTAATGCCCGGACTCATCGATTTGCATGTGCACCTGGAAGGCGAAACCAATAAAGATCAGGCCCTGCAGCGGTTTACCTCAAACAAGGCGGATGTGGCCTTTCGTTCAACGGTATATGCCAGGAAAACCCTGCTGGCCGGCTTTACCACCGTACGCGATTTAGGAGGCAGTGGGGTTAATACTTCATTACGAAATGCGATTAACCAGGGTCTGGTGGTCGGGCCGCGGATTTTTTCTGTAGGAAAATCAATCGGAACAACCGGAGGACATGCTGACCCAACCAACGGTTACCGTGAAGATTTGATGGGCGACCCCGGACCCAAAGAAGGTGTGATTAACTCTCCGGAGGAGGCACGACAGGCAGTGCGCCAGCGCTACAAGGACGGCAGCGACCTGATAAAGATTACCGCTACGGGTGGCGTGTTAAGTCTCGCTAAAGATGGCAGTGGTCCGCAGTTTACCATGGATGAACTGAAAGCCATTGTGGAAACCGCTAAAGATTACGGTATGCACACCGCTGCCCATGCACATGGCACTGAAGGCATGAAGCGGGCAGTACTGGCGGGTATTACCACCATTGAACACGGCACTATGATGACCGAAGAGATTATGGACCTGATGAAGGAGAAAGGAACGTATTATGTGCCAACCATTTCGGCCGGAAAGTTTGTAGCCGATAAGGCGAAAGAGCCCGGTTATTATCACCCACTGGTTACGCCTAAAGCGCTGGCTATCGGGCCGCAAATTCAGGAAACCTTTGGTAAAGCCTATAAGCGGGGTGTAAAGATTGCATTTGGTACCGATGCCGGAGTTTTTCCGCACGGTGAAAACGGAAAAGAATTTACCTACATGGTGGAGGCAGGTATGCCGGCTATGGAAGCGATTAAATCAGCAACCGTGGTGGCGGCTGAAGTAGTGGGTATGAGTGATAAAATCGGAACGATTGAAACCGGTAAACTGGCCGATATTGTAGCCACTGATGACAACCCGTTGCGGAACATTAAAACCATGGAGAAAGTAAGTTTTGTGATGAAGGAGGGTGTGGTTTATCTTCAGTAG
- a CDS encoding TerB family tellurite resistance protein, with translation MALPQLKLLVNLARIDGEVAEREKKYITNIGLANGVPLADVVQLLEKSHDNIDLGNLTAEQKFSYLLSLVQLMKIDERLYQEEIRYCSQVAAKLGYDQTVMFDMMLHVRETMEEHEKKALRDLTEKYLSK, from the coding sequence ATGGCGTTACCGCAACTTAAACTGCTTGTAAATCTGGCCCGCATTGATGGCGAGGTGGCTGAGCGTGAAAAGAAATACATCACCAACATCGGGTTGGCCAATGGAGTGCCGCTGGCAGATGTGGTGCAACTGCTTGAAAAAAGTCATGATAATATTGACCTGGGCAACCTTACGGCTGAGCAAAAATTTTCGTATCTGCTGAGCCTGGTACAGTTGATGAAGATTGATGAACGGCTCTACCAGGAGGAGATACGATATTGTTCGCAGGTAGCCGCCAAACTGGGCTATGACCAAACCGTAATGTTCGATATGATGCTGCATGTGCGCGAAACCATGGAAGAACACGAAAAAAAGGCCCTGCGCGATTTAACAGAGAAGTATTTATCGAAATAA
- a CDS encoding efflux RND transporter periplasmic adaptor subunit — protein MKPKSIITYILLITIGLVLGWLIFGGKESATHDHNTETTSEYTCSMHPQIRQAGPGKCPLCGMDLIPVSKSGSGQSNAFVHEMTAEAIAMANIQTTKVKSVSGANELSLTGKIKINEQQLSVVTAKFPGRIEKLFVNFEGQEVKKGERLATLYSPELVTAQRELLEAKKMASLSPQLYEAAKEKLRLWKISDKQIEQIESSGNVATTMDVYAETSGVVTKRQVALGDYVSTGSIMMEVANLSSLWVVLDAYESDLSWIKNGSTINFTVPSLPGKEFKATIQYINPSLNTETRSVDVRAVVPNTGSLLKPEMLVNATLQTKLDAKVSGLAIPATAVLWTGKRSIVYIKQKGTMPAFERREITLGARMKDLYLVEKGLEVGEEVVSNGVFSIDASAQLSGNYSMMSSPETKSLEVPDAFRDQLTAVANTYFNVKNALVESNPLTAATAAKEVLKALKAVDMTLLEGRAHDEWMALLKPMDQGATGISTKTDVEVQRKDFELLSDHLLEAVELFGLSSEKVYRAYCPMAFDDKGAYWLSEFEEIKNPYFGASMLKCGENREVFRKR, from the coding sequence ATGAAACCAAAATCAATCATCACTTACATTCTTCTGATTACCATTGGATTAGTTCTTGGCTGGCTAATCTTTGGAGGAAAGGAATCCGCAACACACGACCACAATACAGAAACGACAAGCGAATATACATGCTCCATGCATCCGCAAATCCGGCAGGCTGGGCCAGGTAAATGTCCGCTGTGTGGCATGGACCTGATACCCGTATCAAAAAGTGGAAGCGGTCAATCCAACGCGTTTGTCCATGAAATGACAGCAGAAGCCATCGCGATGGCCAACATTCAAACCACGAAGGTAAAATCCGTCTCAGGTGCGAACGAGCTCTCCCTTACGGGAAAAATTAAAATCAACGAACAACAGCTCTCCGTGGTAACGGCCAAATTTCCCGGGCGGATTGAAAAACTCTTTGTAAACTTTGAAGGACAGGAAGTAAAAAAAGGAGAAAGACTGGCAACTCTTTATTCACCTGAATTGGTAACGGCTCAACGTGAATTACTGGAAGCTAAAAAAATGGCTTCCCTATCACCTCAACTGTACGAAGCAGCTAAAGAAAAGCTTCGACTTTGGAAAATCAGTGATAAACAGATCGAGCAAATTGAAAGTTCGGGTAATGTTGCAACCACAATGGATGTCTATGCTGAAACTTCGGGTGTAGTTACCAAACGCCAGGTCGCTTTAGGTGATTACGTTTCCACCGGAAGCATCATGATGGAGGTTGCCAATTTGTCTTCCTTATGGGTTGTATTGGATGCCTATGAAAGTGATTTAAGCTGGATAAAAAACGGTTCAACAATCAATTTTACTGTACCATCACTTCCGGGAAAAGAATTCAAAGCTACCATTCAATATATCAACCCATCTTTGAATACAGAAACACGGTCAGTTGATGTTCGTGCCGTGGTACCTAATACCGGAAGTCTTCTCAAGCCCGAAATGCTGGTAAACGCTACACTGCAAACCAAACTGGATGCAAAAGTCAGCGGCCTTGCCATTCCAGCAACAGCCGTACTCTGGACGGGCAAACGCTCGATTGTATATATAAAACAGAAAGGCACAATGCCTGCCTTTGAACGAAGAGAGATAACACTCGGTGCACGTATGAAAGATTTATACCTGGTGGAGAAGGGGCTGGAAGTTGGAGAAGAAGTAGTATCCAATGGTGTATTCTCCATTGATGCCTCCGCCCAATTGAGCGGCAACTACAGCATGATGAGTTCACCGGAAACAAAATCTCTTGAAGTACCGGATGCTTTCAGGGATCAACTTACGGCAGTAGCTAATACTTATTTTAATGTGAAAAATGCATTGGTAGAATCCAACCCGTTAACTGCAGCTACAGCAGCAAAAGAAGTGCTGAAAGCACTGAAGGCGGTAGACATGACATTATTGGAAGGCCGGGCTCATGATGAATGGATGGCGTTACTCAAACCCATGGATCAAGGTGCGACCGGCATCAGCACAAAAACCGATGTGGAAGTGCAACGTAAAGATTTTGAACTCCTTTCGGATCACCTGCTTGAAGCCGTTGAACTTTTCGGGCTGTCCAGTGAAAAAGTATATCGCGCCTATTGTCCGATGGCCTTTGATGATAAGGGTGCGTACTGGTTAAGTGAATTCGAAGAGATTAAAAATCCGTATTTTGGCGCCTCCATGTTGAAGTGCGGAGAAAACCGGGAAGTATTCAGGAAACGTTAA
- a CDS encoding DUF3347 domain-containing protein, which translates to MRIKSILAFALAALIMTACGKTEKASDEQAQASTKETNEALKVVLTGYFDVKDALVSDDAAKAKEAAAALVISTGDYANSLNESLNTIASTDDIEAQRVAFETLSMNLYDAAKAGGAGMTIYKQYCPMAFNDKGAFWLSNEKQVLNPYFGASMLRCGSVKEEIN; encoded by the coding sequence ATGAGAATCAAATCAATTTTAGCATTTGCCTTGGCTGCACTGATAATGACAGCCTGCGGAAAAACAGAAAAAGCTTCTGACGAACAAGCACAAGCCAGTACCAAAGAAACCAACGAAGCGTTGAAAGTCGTACTTACCGGATACTTTGATGTGAAAGACGCGCTAGTCAGCGATGATGCCGCGAAAGCTAAAGAAGCTGCAGCCGCTCTCGTTATTTCTACCGGAGATTATGCCAATTCATTAAATGAATCGCTGAACACCATTGCCTCCACCGATGATATCGAAGCACAGCGTGTTGCCTTCGAAACCTTATCCATGAACCTGTATGATGCAGCCAAAGCAGGTGGTGCAGGCATGACCATCTACAAGCAGTACTGTCCGATGGCCTTTAACGACAAAGGCGCATTTTGGCTGAGCAACGAGAAGCAGGTATTGAATCCATACTTTGGTGCTTCGATGTTACGCTGTGGTTCAGTTAAAGAAGAAATAAACTAA
- a CDS encoding tetratricopeptide repeat protein has product MYRNTFILLLIFCACATPEKKSEPSPVLTGLDGKQYFEPERSPAAQARLDSNLHVAQKNFEADPSEENSIWLGRRQAYLYRYNEAIKTFTEGLEKYPNSYKLFRHRGHRYITVRDFDKAIADLQMAASLMPRQPLEIEPDGQPNKLNLPLSNTQFNVWYHLGLAHYLKGDYESAEKAYLQCLDVSDNDDLITATADWLYMTYRRMGKKEEAAKVLELIKENMNIVENDSYYLRLQMYKGMIPPDDLLKVSNSNEDVDLALATQGYGVGNWYLCEGDTTRAVEIFKQVTSGKHFAAFGFIAAEADLNRILK; this is encoded by the coding sequence ATGTATAGAAATACATTCATACTTCTGCTGATTTTTTGTGCGTGCGCTACGCCAGAAAAAAAATCCGAACCATCACCCGTCCTCACCGGCCTGGATGGTAAGCAATACTTTGAACCCGAACGAAGCCCGGCAGCACAAGCCCGGCTCGACAGCAACCTGCATGTAGCGCAGAAAAATTTTGAGGCTGATCCTTCCGAAGAAAACTCTATCTGGCTGGGGCGCAGGCAGGCCTATCTGTATCGGTATAATGAAGCCATTAAAACATTCACCGAAGGATTGGAAAAATACCCCAATTCCTACAAACTGTTTCGTCATCGCGGGCACCGCTACATTACTGTTAGGGATTTTGATAAAGCCATTGCCGACTTGCAGATGGCTGCTTCGCTGATGCCCCGCCAGCCACTGGAAATTGAACCGGATGGTCAACCCAATAAGTTGAATCTGCCACTTTCGAATACACAATTTAATGTGTGGTATCATTTAGGCCTGGCGCATTACCTGAAGGGTGATTATGAAAGTGCCGAGAAGGCATACCTGCAATGCCTGGATGTTTCGGATAATGATGACCTGATTACCGCAACAGCCGACTGGCTGTATATGACCTACCGGAGAATGGGTAAAAAAGAGGAAGCTGCAAAGGTGCTTGAATTGATTAAAGAGAACATGAACATCGTTGAAAATGACTCGTATTACCTGCGGTTGCAGATGTATAAGGGTATGATTCCGCCTGATGATTTACTGAAAGTCAGCAATAGCAATGAGGATGTTGACCTGGCGCTGGCTACGCAGGGCTATGGTGTTGGCAACTGGTATCTGTGCGAAGGCGATACTACCCGCGCAGTTGAGATTTTTAAACAAGTTACTTCAGGGAAGCATTTTGCCGCCTTTGGGTTTATTGCCGCGGAGGCGGATTTGAATCGAATCTTAAAATAA
- a CDS encoding TolC family protein yields MKTKIFIISHQVSLIFSLIVLAYHLQGQSLDEYLKISGQNNPSLKARYNEYYSALERVPQAGSLPDPQLSFSMFISKEGLYMERFMGEQLSEISVMQMFPWIGTQGAAKNEATYMAQMKFTSFKESKINLYHEVRVGWYRLYQVDKELKLLEEEKEILKTYEQLALTRFKTGISGSAPMNNQITNVQPSTSSTGMANMGMGGSNTTSPSPTSNTGTGGMSGGSTGSMVDVLLIQLQIKELDTRISILKASQKPLEIKFNNLLNRPAHESIVVADTLASIPLPASLSIIQDSVIQNHPMVKMYEWDEKAREQQQRMAKLMGRPMIAVGLSYMIFRPRFDEMFNENMGGENMFMPMVTMTLPIYRKKFSAQRKEAEYLQQSATENKEAAKLELLSELESLLYEYESSNKRLELLTEQIAITNQVIRLMTTTYSTGGNGIEEILRQRQSLLNYQQQQISTLTEQHVIVSGITKLMGIDSN; encoded by the coding sequence ATGAAAACAAAAATATTCATTATCAGTCATCAGGTATCTCTAATCTTCAGTTTGATAGTTCTTGCTTATCACCTTCAAGGACAGTCTTTGGATGAGTACCTTAAGATCTCGGGTCAGAACAACCCATCACTCAAAGCAAGGTACAACGAGTACTATTCAGCGCTGGAAAGAGTACCGCAAGCCGGCTCACTTCCTGACCCGCAACTATCCTTCAGTATGTTCATTTCGAAAGAAGGATTATACATGGAACGCTTCATGGGAGAACAGCTCTCTGAAATTTCCGTGATGCAAATGTTTCCCTGGATAGGCACGCAAGGTGCCGCAAAAAATGAAGCTACTTACATGGCACAAATGAAATTTACTTCATTTAAGGAATCAAAAATCAACCTTTACCATGAAGTGCGTGTAGGCTGGTACAGGCTCTATCAGGTTGATAAGGAGTTAAAACTGTTGGAAGAGGAGAAGGAGATATTAAAAACCTACGAACAACTGGCGCTTACCCGATTTAAAACCGGAATCAGTGGTAGTGCTCCAATGAATAACCAAATCACAAACGTCCAACCCTCCACTTCATCAACAGGCATGGCTAACATGGGTATGGGTGGAAGCAACACAACTTCACCCAGTCCAACATCCAATACAGGAACTGGTGGCATGTCGGGTGGATCAACGGGCTCAATGGTAGATGTATTACTTATTCAGCTCCAGATAAAAGAACTGGATACACGGATATCCATCCTTAAAGCATCACAGAAACCCCTGGAAATAAAATTCAACAATCTGCTCAATCGCCCGGCCCATGAATCCATTGTTGTGGCTGATACATTAGCATCAATACCGTTGCCGGCTTCACTTTCGATAATACAGGATTCCGTCATTCAAAATCACCCTATGGTGAAAATGTATGAATGGGATGAGAAGGCTCGCGAGCAACAACAACGCATGGCTAAACTCATGGGCCGACCTATGATTGCTGTGGGGCTATCGTACATGATTTTCCGTCCGCGGTTCGATGAAATGTTCAATGAAAATATGGGTGGTGAAAATATGTTCATGCCAATGGTAACCATGACACTTCCTATCTATCGAAAAAAGTTTTCAGCACAACGTAAAGAAGCAGAATATTTGCAACAATCAGCTACTGAGAACAAGGAAGCTGCCAAACTTGAGTTACTCAGCGAGCTGGAAAGTTTATTGTATGAATACGAAAGCAGTAACAAGCGCCTTGAGTTGCTAACCGAACAGATAGCAATAACTAACCAGGTCATCCGCCTGATGACAACAACTTACAGCACCGGTGGCAACGGAATAGAGGAGATTCTTCGACAACGACAGTCGCTGCTGAATTATCAACAACAACAAATATCAACCTTGACTGAACAACATGTTATTGTATCAGGAATAACAAAACTTATGGGAATAGACTCAAATTGA
- a CDS encoding DUF2911 domain-containing protein yields the protein MRCLLYPVLVFASLVACQSKKESAENHEHHTTAPATADADTLKKSLPKETHAMVGGAHITIKYTAPVVKGRVIWGGLVPYNEVWVTGAHRATLFEIDKNFIIGNQSIPAGRYAIFTIPGTETWTFILNKNWDQHLADDYKVSEDLLRITVTPEKLEETQERLLYAIKTISAKEGTLQISWEKIRITIPLKF from the coding sequence ATGCGATGCCTCCTCTACCCTGTTCTCGTTTTTGCAAGCCTGGTTGCGTGTCAATCGAAAAAAGAATCAGCCGAAAATCACGAGCACCACACCACGGCACCTGCAACCGCTGATGCCGATACCTTGAAAAAGAGCTTGCCTAAAGAAACGCATGCTATGGTTGGCGGTGCACACATCACCATCAAGTACACTGCACCTGTGGTTAAGGGTCGGGTTATCTGGGGTGGTTTAGTTCCATATAATGAAGTCTGGGTTACGGGGGCGCATCGTGCTACTTTATTCGAAATTGATAAGAACTTCATTATCGGCAATCAAAGCATACCCGCTGGCAGGTATGCTATTTTTACGATTCCGGGTACAGAAACCTGGACATTCATTCTTAACAAGAACTGGGACCAGCATTTAGCTGATGACTATAAAGTTTCGGAAGATTTACTGCGAATAACTGTTACACCCGAAAAACTGGAAGAAACCCAGGAGCGTCTCCTGTATGCTATTAAGACTATTTCAGCTAAGGAAGGCACCTTGCAGATCAGTTGGGAAAAAATCAGGATTACTATTCCACTGAAATTTTAG